One Aneurinibacillus migulanus genomic region harbors:
- the lspA gene encoding signal peptidase II: MYYYVIALLVFFADRITKWLVVTYMEFGQSIPLWEGVFHLTSHRNRGAAFGILQNQRGFFIVITIAIIVGIIWYLWKTHRESKLVSLALALILGGAVGNFYDRVLTGEVVDFFDFTLINFPIFNIADSAIVIGVGLFVIDGIRELLMNGRDRKYE, translated from the coding sequence ATTTATTATTATGTGATTGCACTTCTTGTGTTCTTTGCCGATCGCATAACGAAATGGCTGGTCGTGACCTATATGGAGTTTGGCCAGTCCATCCCCTTGTGGGAAGGGGTATTCCATCTAACTTCTCACAGGAATAGGGGAGCGGCTTTCGGGATTTTACAGAACCAGCGCGGCTTCTTTATTGTAATTACCATAGCGATTATCGTCGGGATTATATGGTATTTATGGAAGACGCATAGAGAGAGTAAACTTGTCTCCTTAGCACTGGCGCTTATTCTCGGCGGCGCGGTTGGCAATTTCTATGACCGTGTGCTGACGGGAGAAGTGGTCGACTTTTTTGATTTTACGTTAATTAACTTCCCGATTTTTAATATAGCCGATTCGGCGATTGTCATTGGTGTCGGTTTATTTGTAATCGACGGCATCCGGGAGTTATTGATGAACGGACGGGATCGCAAATATGAATAA